A segment of the Symmachiella macrocystis genome:
CATCGCCGCTTGTTGCGCAACGGAAAATTCAACGGTTGTTGGCGATCAACGCGCAAGCGGACGACTTGCTGGTGGTGGCCGATCAATCACAAAACGTGCGGGATCTCGCAGCGGCAGCACAAGCCGCCGGACAGGTTTTAAAAGTGTTGGTCGCAATCGACTTGGGAATTCACCGTATGGGGGTTGCGAATCCCGAATCGGCGGTTGAGTTGGCGCGATTGATTCGCGAGACCGAAGGTGTGGAGTATCAGGGCGTGCATGCCTATGCGGGGCAATTGCAGCACATTATCGAATACGACGAGCGGCGGGCGGCGGCGCTGGCGACGAACGCCGAGTTGCGCGTCGTGTGCGACGCACTGGATGCGGCCGACCATTCCCCGCGGATTGTAACGGGCAGCGGCACGGGGACGTTTGAGTTTGATGCGTCGTTGGATGTGTTCAACGAACTGCAGTGCGGTTCGTATTTGTTTATGGACTCCGATTACAACGCGGTCGCCGCTTCGCCGGAGGAACGGTTGCGATTCGAGACCAGCCTATTTGTCCAGACGACCATCGTCAGCGCGAATCATCCCGGATTGGCCACGATCGACGCCGGTTACAAATGCTTCTTCCCCCGTGGTCCGAAACCGGCGATTGCCGCCGGCGCACCGCTGGATACGGAATACGAATTTCGCGGCGACGAGCATGGCCACCTGCTGTATGCCGATGCAGCGTACCGGGCGACGGTGGGGGACCAAGTGTTGTGCGTTACGTCGCATTGTGATCCGACGGTGAATCTCTTCGACCATTATCATTGTGTGCGGGGCGACACGCTGGTCGAGATTTGGCCGGTGGATGCGCGTGGGCGTTGTGTGTGA
Coding sequences within it:
- a CDS encoding DSD1 family PLP-dependent enzyme — protein: MPDFPSADLPNTDLIGQPGSRKLLDTPVLLLDLDVFESNLHKLADFAAGRSHALRPHTKTHKSVEIARRQIAAGAVGVCCTTLGEAEVMVGAGVGNVLITSPLVAQRKIQRLLAINAQADDLLVVADQSQNVRDLAAAAQAAGQVLKVLVAIDLGIHRMGVANPESAVELARLIRETEGVEYQGVHAYAGQLQHIIEYDERRAAALATNAELRVVCDALDAADHSPRIVTGSGTGTFEFDASLDVFNELQCGSYLFMDSDYNAVAASPEERLRFETSLFVQTTIVSANHPGLATIDAGYKCFFPRGPKPAIAAGAPLDTEYEFRGDEHGHLLYADAAYRATVGDQVLCVTSHCDPTVNLFDHYHCVRGDTLVEIWPVDARGRCV